Proteins from a genomic interval of Hydrogenophaga sp. PAMC20947:
- the glcE gene encoding glycolate oxidase subunit GlcE, whose protein sequence is MTATMAGMSATNPESPAALIDQVKAGTAARTPLRIVGGDTKAFYGNPTSGEVLSTQGWQGIVSHEPTELVVTVRAGTLLSDLDAVLAEKGQYLPFEAPRFGAVSTIGGVVAAGLAGPGRANVGGVRDYVLGLQFINGKGEWLTFGGQVMKNVAGYDVSRLMAGSLGTLGVITDISLKVLPVAPAEATLVFELGQAEALEQLHRWGGQPLPLNASCWVKDATQPNAPELLFVRLRGAVAAVEAASERLVKEAHGQRMDNAQAGPDWAGCRDQTLPFFQNSSPEACLWRLSLPQTAPVLNVPYAQLIEWQGAQRWLWAPAAAASELRSAARAVNGHATLFRAGAEGAPGVARFDEQGPVIETITQRLRAEFDPAGIFNPGRM, encoded by the coding sequence ATGACCGCTACCATGGCCGGCATGAGTGCCACCAACCCCGAATCACCCGCCGCCCTGATCGATCAGGTTAAGGCTGGGACCGCCGCCCGTACCCCCTTGCGCATCGTGGGGGGCGACACCAAGGCCTTTTACGGCAACCCCACATCGGGTGAAGTGCTGTCCACGCAAGGCTGGCAGGGCATCGTGAGCCACGAGCCCACCGAGCTGGTGGTGACCGTGCGCGCCGGAACGCTGCTGTCCGATCTGGACGCCGTGCTGGCTGAAAAGGGCCAGTACCTGCCGTTCGAGGCCCCCCGATTTGGCGCCGTCTCGACCATTGGTGGCGTGGTCGCCGCCGGGCTCGCAGGACCTGGGCGGGCCAATGTGGGCGGCGTGCGCGACTATGTGCTCGGCCTGCAGTTCATCAACGGCAAAGGCGAATGGCTGACCTTCGGGGGCCAGGTCATGAAAAACGTGGCCGGTTACGACGTCAGCCGGCTCATGGCTGGCAGCCTGGGCACACTGGGTGTGATCACCGACATCTCGCTCAAAGTCTTGCCCGTGGCACCGGCTGAGGCCACCCTGGTGTTTGAGCTGGGCCAGGCCGAGGCGCTGGAACAGTTGCACCGATGGGGTGGTCAGCCATTGCCGCTCAACGCCAGTTGCTGGGTAAAAGATGCGACCCAGCCCAACGCACCCGAGCTGCTTTTTGTTCGCCTGCGTGGTGCGGTGGCAGCGGTCGAGGCGGCCAGCGAGCGCCTGGTGAAAGAGGCCCATGGGCAACGAATGGACAACGCCCAGGCCGGCCCCGATTGGGCGGGTTGCCGAGATCAGACATTGCCGTTTTTCCAAAACTCCTCACCTGAAGCCTGCCTGTGGCGCCTCTCACTGCCGCAAACCGCGCCGGTGTTGAACGTGCCTTATGCGCAATTGATCGAATGGCAAGGCGCGCAACGTTGGCTGTGGGCGCCGGCTGCCGCTGCCAGCGAGCTGCGCAGCGCTGCCAGGGCCGTCAACGGCCATGCCACCCTTTTCCGCGCCGGGGCCGAAGGGGCGCCCGGCGTTGCCCGCTTTGATGAGCAAGGCCCGGTGATCGAAACCATCACGCAACGCCTGCGCGCCGAGTTCGACCCGGCGGGTATTTTTAACCCTGGCAGGATGTGA
- a CDS encoding ammonium transporter: MKKLVASLLLGMGLALGGLNVSAQTTTEAPATMAAPADTSAAPAVEAPAMAVEAVAVEAAAPAPTVDKGDTAWMMVSTILVILMVIPGLALFYGGLVRSKNMLSVLMQVMVVFSLISVMWAVYGYSLAFGGEGLIIGNLSKAFLLGVTPASLADTFTEGVKIPEFIFIAFQATFAGITCALIVGSFAERMKFSAVLLFSVIWFTFSYLPIAHMVWGAGGYLLDKGALDFAGGTVVHINAAMAGLVGAYMVGKRIGYGKESMAPHSLTLTMVGASLLWVGWFGFNAGSNLESNGGATLAFINTLFATSAAVLAWCLGEAMHKGKASMLGAASGAVAGLVAITPACGSVGPMGALIIGALAGFLCLWGVSGLKKMLGADDSLDVFGVHGVGGILGALLTGVFTAPSLGGTGGDDFSIASQVLIQAEGVVITMVWSTVVAFIAYKVVDMVVGLRVSEESEREGLDITSHGETAYSR; encoded by the coding sequence ATGAAAAAACTTGTTGCATCTCTACTGCTGGGCATGGGGCTGGCCCTGGGCGGCCTGAACGTCTCGGCTCAGACCACGACCGAAGCTCCTGCGACCATGGCAGCGCCGGCAGACACCTCTGCCGCACCGGCTGTCGAAGCGCCTGCGATGGCTGTTGAGGCGGTTGCCGTCGAAGCCGCTGCGCCGGCACCGACCGTCGATAAGGGCGATACCGCCTGGATGATGGTTTCCACCATTCTGGTCATCTTGATGGTGATCCCCGGCCTGGCGCTGTTCTACGGCGGCCTCGTTCGCAGCAAGAACATGCTGTCGGTGCTGATGCAGGTGATGGTGGTGTTCTCGCTGATCTCCGTGATGTGGGCCGTCTACGGCTACAGCCTGGCGTTCGGCGGTGAAGGCCTGATCATCGGCAACCTCAGCAAGGCCTTCTTGCTGGGCGTCACGCCCGCCTCGCTGGCCGACACCTTCACCGAAGGTGTGAAGATTCCCGAGTTCATCTTCATTGCTTTCCAGGCCACCTTTGCCGGTATCACCTGCGCCCTGATCGTGGGCTCGTTCGCCGAGCGCATGAAATTCAGCGCTGTGCTGCTGTTCTCGGTGATCTGGTTCACCTTCAGCTACCTGCCGATCGCCCACATGGTGTGGGGTGCTGGTGGTTACCTGCTCGACAAAGGTGCGCTGGACTTCGCCGGCGGTACCGTGGTGCACATCAACGCGGCCATGGCTGGCTTGGTGGGTGCTTACATGGTGGGCAAGCGCATCGGCTACGGCAAAGAATCCATGGCGCCTCACAGCCTGACGCTGACCATGGTGGGTGCTTCGCTGCTGTGGGTGGGCTGGTTCGGTTTCAACGCCGGCTCCAACCTGGAATCCAACGGTGGCGCAACGCTGGCCTTCATCAACACCTTGTTTGCCACCTCGGCTGCGGTGCTGGCCTGGTGCCTGGGTGAAGCCATGCACAAAGGCAAGGCCTCGATGCTGGGCGCTGCTTCGGGCGCAGTGGCCGGTCTGGTTGCCATCACCCCCGCTTGCGGTTCGGTGGGCCCCATGGGTGCCCTCATCATCGGCGCACTGGCTGGTTTCCTCTGCCTGTGGGGTGTGTCTGGCCTGAAGAAAATGCTGGGCGCTGACGACTCGCTGGACGTGTTCGGTGTGCACGGCGTGGGCGGTATCCTTGGTGCGCTGCTGACCGGTGTGTTCACGGCTCCCAGCCTGGGCGGCACCGGTGGTGACGACTTCTCCATCGCCAGCCAGGTCCTGATTCAGGCCGAAGGCGTGGTGATCACCATGGTGTGGTCGACGGTGGTGGCCTTTATTGCCTACAAAGTGGTCGACATGGTGGTGGGTCTGCGTGTTTCGGAAGAGTCCGAGCGCGAAGGTCTGGACATCACGTCCCACGGCGAAACGGCTTACAGCCGTTGA
- the glnK gene encoding P-II family nitrogen regulator — MKMVSAVIKPFKLDEVREALSTMGVQGITVTEVKGFGRQKGHTELYRGAEYVVDFLPKVKIEAAVSDDLVERVIEAIEGAARTGKIGDGKIFVTDLEQVVRIRTGETGKEAL, encoded by the coding sequence ATGAAAATGGTTTCAGCCGTCATCAAGCCGTTCAAGCTGGACGAAGTGCGTGAAGCGCTGTCCACTATGGGCGTGCAAGGCATCACCGTCACCGAAGTCAAAGGCTTCGGCCGCCAGAAAGGCCACACCGAGCTCTACCGCGGCGCGGAATACGTGGTCGACTTTCTGCCCAAAGTGAAGATAGAAGCCGCCGTGTCAGACGACCTGGTCGAGCGCGTGATCGAAGCGATCGAAGGCGCTGCACGCACCGGCAAGATCGGTGACGGCAAGATTTTCGTCACCGATCTGGAGCAAGTGGTTCGCATCCGCACCGGTGAAACCGGCAAAGAAGCGCTCTGA